DNA from Methylobacterium currus:
CCCGCTCGACGGCTGCCGGCGGGGCTGATGAGTGGTTCGGGTTTGCCGGTAGAGGGCCTAGATCAAAGTCCAACCAGCTTGGCAGTGCGAAGGGCTGCTGAGAGTGGAAAGCGGAAAGTAGCTCGCAACCCGCAGGCGGACCTTCTGGTTTGCGCACATCTCGGATATTAGGCGGCTGCCGGCATCTTCGAAGCAGTCATCGGCTCAAGCCGGTACACAGCCATAGCACATGAAGCCGGCTACGACGACTTCTCCGAGCTGACGACACGTGTGAGTGCAGCGGGCTTGGCGTCTAAGGCTGTGAGAGTCTGAAATTCCAATTTGAGCCTCGGCTGAGCAGCGGTTCTTAGAGGTTCAGGCGCAATTTTCGAGGGATATAAAGCACGGTGGTAGACCAGAGACACCGCGTACCAGATTGCGGCGCTATCTTATCTCAATATCATGATCATTTACTCAGTCAATACGCAGAATTATCAAGATTTTCTCTAATTTTTCTCCTATCGAAGGCCTAATGAAGGTCAGAAATAATTTCAATGTGGGTCCGACCGCTTTCATCGATTCTGATTAATCTGTAATAGCCTATCACTGATAATTTCGTGACCCGTCCGTGGTTTTCGACTGGATGAATTTTAGTCTGGTCGCGCATGGTGCGATCTTTTGCAGGATGGCGGGCCACGGACGCCGCCTACCGAGGCGTCGACTGCGCCATTCAAGGATGCCGGAGCCGAAGGTGGAATACGGCTCGTCATGCGAGGTTTCGACAACCCTGCCCCACCATCGTCCTCCCAGGTCGCAAGCTGAACGTCCTCGGCAGCGCTCGTGCGTTTGGCTTTGGATCTCATGGCCGAAGTTCTCCGGATCGTGCAGTGCTGTCCCGCAATGACGGAACGAGAGGACCTAGAAGGTGGACCGCGAACGAATTTCGCGCTGCCTCTCAATGCAAGGCGCCACCATCGCTGATTGTTCTCGACCATGTGGCGTCGGGATAGTAATCTAAATTCCTATCTACCAAGCCCCGCGCGCGCATGGAGTAGGTCTCGATCTGCAACGTCTCGTCCCCCTCAGGCTGCCGGACGAATCTGCTCCGACGCGCGCTCCACAGCGGCGATGACTTGTTCGGGGGCGAGATGATGGATCATGTGACCCATGCCGGGAACGACCACGAGCTCGCTGCCGGGCAGGTCGTGGTGGAGCCGCCGCGACTGGCGGTCGACATCGGCGATCTGGTCGTCCCCACCGGTGATAATCACGACGGGCAACTTGAGATCCCGGTAGTGCCGTTGGAGCTCGACCGTGACGGGCGTCATCATCGCGGCATCTTCCGCTGAGGCGCGCAGCTGGAGCGGACGCAGCATCATGGCCTTCGGAAAGGTGCGCTCGAAGCGCTCGGGGATTGCGGCCGGCGCGAACAGGCCCTTGATCATAGCTGCCAGCATGAAGCGTCCGGCCAACGGAGACACCGTGTAGCGCATCAGGTCACCGATGCCGGGGATCGCCACCGGTGACGCGAGGATCACGTCGGCACGCAGCGTCGGATAGTAGTAGCCGGACGCCAGCACGAGGCTCCGCACGAGCCGCGGCGCCTGAAGCGCAAGGGCGACCGCGACCAGCGCGCCCCATGAGTGGCCGAGGACGACGGCCTGCGTGACTCCGAGCTGTTGAAGCGCCTTCTGGAAGAGCGTCGCGTGCGCACGCGGCGTCCAGAGGCCGCGCGGACGATCACTGTAGCCGTAGCCGGGGCGATCGATGATGATGACTCGGTGGCGCTTGGCGAGATCATCGACGATGCCGCTGACCAGAAAGTCCTGGATCAGGGTGCCGTTGCCGTGGATGAGCACCAGCGGCTCGCCCTGCCCACGCTCCAGGTAGTGGAGGCGGACACCGTCGACGGTTATGAACGCGCCGATGGGTGGCGTCTGCCGCTCCGCGCGGCGGGTCATCGCCGCCGTGTAGAGGGCCGATGCGCCAAGCGCTGCAACTGACCCGAGCAGTGTGGGAACTAGCCAGCGGCCGGTACTGAGCTGTTGCGTCATGGCGTTTTCCTGCGTGCAATGGTACTCACCCCGCGATCGGCCGCATCCATCAGGTGCGATGCGATCTATCTGACGTTCGGCTCCTTCACTTTGAACTTCGTGGCTACAACGACTCGGCAATGCTGAACGTGCTCACAGCCGCGCGACACGATCACGACGAAGGCGATCCCGTTCATCCGAGTTTTGATGGTCTTATGTCGGTGACGGTGCAGTCACGCTGCTGGCGCGCTCGCTATACTCGAGCACTTCCGGTTATGGGCGCGGCGCCGTATCCTCGCAGCAGACAAGCTTACGGACCAGCCATCCTGCATTGCGTCGCCATATCCCGAGGGTGCTTCATAGAAAGCCGGTTCGTGCCGCGAGCTCGTAATGTACTTGGGAATATGCGCTTGGCTTTGATCTAGCTCAACGACGCGAGGCCCATGAAGCTCATATTGTATGCGATTTCAGCGTCGATCCATTCGTAGGTGGATCGCAAATAAGCGGGCTGATCATGACTGCGACTATCAAGTCAAATTCATGGATTGAACCCTACCTCGCCAGACTCACCTCTAGCCAGCGCGAAGCCTGGGAGCGCGCTGTGGAGGTCGTCTACGGTGCAAGACCGACGAGGTGGCAGCCGCCGCGGCGAAATGACGACATCGATCGGGGTCCTACAGAGCCGCCCTAATAAATATCATGCGTTGAGAAGTTATCGTCAGCCCGGACGTAGCCATTCTGCAGTGTCAGGCTGCCTGAGTCGCAGGCGATGAAGGCTGTAGCTATGGCTCACTCTCTTGTCAGCGTCCGGGCATGCGCAATCGAGGCCGTCCGCTCCGCGGGCAAATTTCGACTCGGCCGTTCAAGGGGGAAGATTCTATGCAGAGCGGCAAGGATTTCATCGACACCCTGAGACGTGAGCACGCCCGCCTCGGCCGGTTAGTCGACGTCATCGATAACGGTCGTTGGTGGACGACGGACATGCCGGGCGGCCGGGCAGTCGCCGATTTGGACAAGCAGGCAAAGCTCCTCGTGAGCGTCATTGATGAGATTGACCATGTTGTTGGGCGTATCGGCTCCAGTTAAATGAGAAGCTTTGGTCCCTAGTGCAGTCCTTGTGTTCGCGGCCGGTGCGCTCAAGTTTTTCTGGTCGAAAATCCGATTGCTGGCCGCGGGACGCGGATCGAGCTCGTGAGTGGGATGAGGTAGGCAAAACACGCAGAGCCAAACGGAGCAGGGATGGACGCGATAGCTGCTCAATGGGACGCGAGGATCAGAGTTTCGGTCCAAAAGCCTCCGGCATGGATGAGACCCTCCCTTGATTGGCTCTTGGAGCCGTCGCATCGCTGGTTTAGAGTTCCGACTGCCATCGCGTTATTGATTGGTGGCGTGTTCGCCCCCGTTCCCGTCATCAGCGTTTGCAGGTTGCCGACCGGGTTTGTGCTGCTCGGTGAGGATCTGCCTTGGCGAAGGAGCCCCGTGGAGCGACGTGCGCAATTCGGCAGGCAGAACCGGCGAAGACGGAAATGGCACGAACTTGCGAGGAGGCCGCGCATCGGCGCGACGGGGCCGCTGCCTACTATCGGCAATTCCTTGGGCATCCGGTCGGCAGGCTGCGGTCGCAACAGAGCGCGACCATGCTGAGAAGGCCCGGATCGACGAAATAGCACTGCGTCCCGAGGACATGGCTCGGGGGTGCGGGACCCCAGTGCAGACGCTTGGCAGCTCATGCGCAGGGTCCCGCGTCCCGACCTGCCCTGACCACCGTGACGAGGAGCCCCTCATGACAAAGCGCGCGTCGCCCGATACGTCGCCGGCGCATTCGCCGCAGAGCGAGGCCGTCGCTTCCTTCGTGGCCTTATCCGACACAATGCCGGAAAAGGCACGCCTCGATGATCAGGGGACTACCTGGGAGGCGCTGAAGCGGGAGGTCGAGCGGCGAACCCGCGACTTGACCGAGAGCGAGGAGAGCCTGCGCTTCGTACTTCAGGCCGGGCGCCTAGGTTCCTGGAGCCTCGACCTCAGGGACATGCGGTTCATCGCGTCCGATACCTTCAAGATTATGCTCGGTCGCAACCCCAACGAACCCCTGGACCGCGCTAAGTTCGAGGCCTCGATTTACGAAGATGACCGCGCCCGGCGGCACGAGGCGATCGCGAACTGCATCGCAGGCCATAGCAACTATGATATCGAGTATAGGATCGTGACCCCAGCCGGTGAGCTGCGCTGGCTCAAGATACGGGGCCGGCCGTCCTACGATCTATAGCATTGCCCGATCAGGCTGAAACGTAGCGGTCTGTCTGGTATCCAGCTGCATTGAGGTAGTTGCGACACTCCTTTGGGGTGAAGGCAGCAAAGGCTTGGCGGATCGCAGCATGCAGGTCTTCGACCGTGCGCGCGGCTGCGGTGCGCAGCAAGGTTTTGAGTTTGGCGAAGGCCTGCTCGATCGGGTTGAACTCCGGGCTGTAGGGCGGGAGGTACACCACCCGCGCGCCAGCCGCCGCGATGGCCTCGCGCACGCCCGTCACCTTGTGGGCCTGAAGGTTGTCGAGGATCACCGTGTCGCCTGGCCGGAGCACCGGGACCAGCGTGTCGGTGACGTAGTCCAGGAAGCGCCGGCCGTTGGTGGCTCCATCGAAGATGGCTGTCGCCGTCAGGCCGCTCGTACGCAGTGCCGCCGTGACGGTGGTGGTCTTGTAGTGCCCGCACGGCACTGGCAGGCGACAGCGCTGGCCGCGTGGAGCCCAGCCATAGCGACGCGCCATCCGGGTCGAAGCGGCGGTCTCGTCGATGAACACCAGACGGTCCGGATCGAGGTCGAGCTGGCCCTCGAACCACGCCTGGCGCGCCTCCGCTACGTCCGGTCGGTCCTGCTCGGCGGCGTGAAGAGCCCCTTTTTACGGGTGATGCGATGGCGGGCCAGGAAGCGCGACAGGCTGCTGGTGCTGGAGGTGACGCCCTGCTCGGCCAAGGCGTCGCGCAGTTCCGACAGCACGATGTTGCCGCGCTCCTCGCACAGCCTCAGGATCCGCGGGGCGTGGGCCTCGATGATCTGCGAGCGCTGGTCTCCGCCCATCGGCTTGGGCCGGACGTGGCCGTCCCGGAGATGGCGGGCGTGCCAGCGGCTGACGCTGGCGGCGCTGACACCGAACCGCTCGCCAGCCTGGCGGCAAGACGCGCCCGCCAGGACAGCGGACACCACACGCTCACGCAGATCGAGGGACAAGGGTGAGGTCATCGCTGGCTCCTCCACCCAACCAACGCCCAAAACAACTTGGCCGTTGCAGGACGATCGCACAGCGCTCTAGACGGGGTGCCTGTGAGGCTCGCGGGTATCGCCTTCGACGTGACCGACCGCAAGGAGGATGAAGCACATCGGGCGCTGCTCGCGAACGAGCTGAACCACCGTCTGAAGAACACGTTGGCCACTGTTCAGGCCATCGTTGCCCAAACATTTCGCTCGAACCTGTCCCCCGATGAGACCCTCCACCTGATCCAGGGGCGAATTCAATCCCTTGCCGCAGCAAGCGACGTGCTGACGCGACAGAGCTGGAACAGTACGTCTCTGGCCGATGTGGCGACGACGGCTCTGGCTCCGTTCCGAACAGAGGGAGACTGCCGCATCAGGATCAAGGGACCGGAGGTCTTCCTGTCGTCGAGGCTTGCGCTGGCCTTTTCTATGGCTTTCCACGAACTCGCGACCAACGCCCACAAGTACGGGGCGCTGAGCAACGAGGTTGGCCATGTCCGCCTCGTCTGGAATATTATCGATGGGTCCCACCCCGAAACATTGCACCTGACCTGGCGGGAATTCGATGGCCCGCCAGTCTGTCCCCCAACGCGGCGGGGCTTCGGCTCGCGCTTGATCGAGCGGGCGCTGGCCGATGAGCTCGGCGGCCACGCCGAGATCGATTATCGGCCAGACGGCATCGTTTTCACAGCCGAGACGCGCCTGCCTGGCCGACACGGTCTTGACGACGATGCTCAGCGCTCACCGAATGTGGTCTCGCCGTGTTAGGCGGGGAGCAGGCGGACGTCGTCCGGCATGTCGGCTGCCTCGTCCCCGTCGTCCATGCGCATCATGACGACACAAGAGGTCCACCCGACTGTCGATTGGCGGAGGGCTTCGACGCCGATCCAGCCAGCAAGTCACTGGTGCTATTCGCAATTGGCGCCCAAGACAGCGTGCTGTTTCACAGCCTGGACCGTTCCATCGTTGGACTGGCCGCCGGCGTCACCTCTGGGCGCGCGATATTGGCGTGGATGGTAGGCAGGGGCTGCTGAGCTGAACTCTCGCCGTCCAGCACAGCGCGAAGGTCAAGACATCCGGTTACATTCGTGGTGCCGGGCACTCTGAGTCGAGTGACACGATGGTGGTCAACTATCTGCGGCCGGCCTTAGACCTGGGCCTCGTCCGGCAGGCCCATCCCGACTGTGGGCGTTTGGAAGACGCCGGGGCGCGCGGGCACGCTCATGCCTCATGACGTCGCCGACCTGCATCAGCGCTAGCCCGCGGCAGAGCTGGGCTGACGAAGAAGTAACGCCTGCTCGTTCTGCTCACGATCGTCCTTTATGGCTTGATATAAGTGCGGTCTCTATTCTCCGAAGAATTTCCGCAGCTCATCAGGGGTCACTTTTCCATCCTTGTTCGTGTCGACGGCATTGAAAATACGCCTGTGAATGGCCGTCACTTCATCGAACGATAGGGCCCCATCTCCGTCCGTGTCGACGATGGCGAACATCATCCGCATTCTGAGGCCGCCATCCATCATGCCCCTGTTCATCCCGTGCATCATGTGGCCCATCATGCCCCGCCCCATCATCCCTCCCGGATCGGTCTGTGCGCTATGATCCGGAGGATTCACGGGACCCGTTGATGTCTGCGCGCTTGCGTTGGACAGTGAGCCGACGGCGAGGAGAGCGGTGAGACCCGTCACCTTGACCAGTATTGCCAGCGTCATGGCGCCCTCCCGGGCTAGAGATGGATGCCCCTCATCACGAGCAAGCTGGTCTGCGATGAGGTCGGCTGCTCGCGCCGCCGAGATTAGACTTAACAGGCGCAGGTGATCGCACCTTGATTTTGATCAAACGTTCAGGGCCTTTGGTCCGAGGCTGACGCGGGCATCCGACCCACTGCTGGTCTAGCCGAACGTGATGCCGGTCGTTCAGCATCATGTACGAGTTGCAGTTGGCTGCTTAGACCAAACATACGCCGTCCTGCAGGATGAACCGCAGCGATGAAGCACTGTGTAAAAAGATCCTGAAGGTCATAAAATTAAGGTCATTATGTCGTTAGCGCGGGCGGAGTTTTCGGTCCCTATAGGCTACTCGGATGATCCATCAGTCAAACTCGGACCGGATACTCGTGGTACCTGCTTTGGGTCACTTCGAGGCCTTCACGTGGGTCGCATCGAATGTCCGCTACACTTCCTCGTTCGCTCCGAAGCTGACCGGCAGTTTTCGGCTAGTGTCGCTCGTTCTAGGGCCTGTCGTCACTTGATCCAGAGGAGCGTAGCGGCGAGGCAGAGGACGCCCATGAAGCTGACGGCAGTCTTCTCGTAGCGTGTGGCAACGGCCCGCCATTCCTTGAGGCGCGCCCACAGTCGCTCGACGATGTTGCGATTGGTGTAGATCCAGTCAGGACAGGCGAGCGGGGCCTCGTTGCTCTTGGTCGGGATCGCGGGCCGGGCCCCGGCGGTCCAGATCGCCTCGCGAAAGCCGTGGCTGGAGAAGCCACGGTCGGCCACCACCCACTTCGGCACCCCGGGCAGTTGATCGAGCAGCGGAAGGGCGTGGGGCAGTTCATGCGCCTGACCGGGCGCGAGGCGGAAACCGACGGGGCGGCCCCGTCCATCGGCGATCACGCAGGCCTTGGTGCCATAGCCGCCACGCGAGCGGCCAAGAGCTTCACGATGGTCTCGCTCGGCTCCAGATCCCCCCTTTTGGCCGCGCCCGCCGCCTTCTGGTGGGCTCGAATGTTCGTGCCGTCGAGAAACACCATGCCCAGCGCGACGCCGCGGCTCTGCACGAGGTCGAGCAGCCGCTCCCAGACGCCGGCGCGCGCCCAGCGGATGAAGATCTGGGCGGCCTGCCACCAGGGACCCAACTCGGCTGGAATGGCCCTCCAAGAGGCGCCGTTGTGATGCCGCCAGAGGATGGCTGAGATCGTGCGGCGCAGCTCTTGGGGCGGCGTCTTGCCTTTGGGCCGGCAGGCTTCCACCAGCGGTTCCAGTTCGGCCCACTGAGCGTCCGTCAGCATCGTGTCTCCTCGCTCAAAGCGGGGAAACGCTCATCCTCGCAGAGAGTTCAAGCGACAACAGGCCCTAGGCCGATCAGATTGCCGGTAAGCGCACCTTCCGTGAGCCCGGGAAGGGTCGCAAACAGCCCCTCACATGGTCAGGGCAATCGGGTGAAGGGTCATGGTGCGACGAGCCTGACGAGGTAGTCGTCGTCCCAGCCTGCGGTTTTGAGGGCGAGGCGCATGGAATCCTTGCCCTTTTTGCGGGCTGCGACGTTCACCGCGATGTGGCGGACCGTCAGCATGTTCTCGGGGGCATGAGCAGTACGGATGCGAGACTGATCGTCGTGGAAGGTGACGTCGAGGATCCAATGCAGGCCGTTCTCGATCGCCCAATGCTGCCGGACGGCAGGCCCGAGGCGGTCGGCGCCGAGCGGTGACGAGGTCAGATAGCAGCGCGTCTCACGCTCGATCCTGTTTACCGGGTCACGGGTGCTCAAGTCACGGGTGCTGTCGACGACGATGAGGCTCTTCAACCCCGGCCAGGCGTGGCGCGCCTGGAGCCAGGCGACCTGATGGATGACAGTCACGCGCCGGGTCTCGATCCGCCCGTGATCGCCCTCGACGGTCTCGTGCGTGCTGACGGTGCAATCGGCAAAGTCCCGAGCTTTCTGTTCCTCGACGAAGAGCGTGACGTCCTCGTGCAGCGTGCCCTGGTTGCCCTTGAGCGCCAGGACATAGTCGGCCTTCTTGTCGAGGATCTTGTGGGCGATGGCACGCTGGCAGCCCATCGCATCGATGGTGACGATCGCCCCCTCGATCGACAGGAGGTCGAGCAGGGCCGGGATTACCGCGATCTCGTTGGACTTTCCGCTCACCTTGGTCTGGGCCAGCACCAACCGCTGGCGTGCGGCGAAGGCGGAGACGACGTGAAGGGCATCTCGCGCACCGGCCCGGCCCGAGCGCCGCGAGGTCTTGCCGTCGATCGCGATCACGTCGAGCGGCGTTTGCGTCAGCGTCGCGGCCCAGGCCGCAAAGCAGCGTCGAAATGCGACGGGATCGAGCGCCGCGAAGATGTCACCGAGATGATCGTGGCTCGGCGTGCCGTTCCGGAACGGCAGAAATCGGCGCAGAAGGTCGAGTTTCGTGTGACCGAACCGGGCGATATCGGTGAAGCCTTCAGCCCCCGCCAGGATGGCCAGCAACGCCAGCAGCAGAACCTCGTCCAGGCGATAGGCGACTTTGCCGGGCTGGCGCGGATCGGGCAGGTCCGCGAAATGATCGAGAAACACCGTCGCCTCGAACACCGCCGCTACCGGCTCGCTCGCCTCGTCCATCGCCCGCCTCCTAAACCACGTCGTGGCGGACGACCGATTCAGAGCTTCCGGTCCTTGTCACCTCCCGCATTCACCCGATTGCCCTGTGGTTCATGGCGATCTTCCTATGAAAGCCGGTAAGCCGGGGGTATGAAGGGGGTCAGGCCGCGATACGCTTGCCGCAGGTGGGGCACACGGACGGCGCGGTGGCTCCGTCCGGGGCGGTCTGGAAGCCGAGGGCCGCGGCGCGCACTTCCTCGACCCGCCGGCCCCAGCCGCGGCCGAAGCGCGGCCAGGTCGAGAGCGCCCGCAGGAACGTCAGCCGCCCGTCGCACACGGCGTCGATCAGCCCCGGCCCGTCCCGTCCCTCGAGCGCCGCCAGCGTCACCGGGCCGAGCCGCCCGTCATCGGCGAGCCCGAGCGCCCGTTGCAGCCCGATCACGGCCCGCTTCGGCCCGCTGTTCACCGCGAAGTCGAACAGCGCGTAGTCGAGCCCCGCCGGCAGCGCATCGCCCTGGATCGCATCCCAGAACCGGCGACGGTAGAGCGGCGCCACGCTCGCCGGCGTCAGCGCCCGTACCTCCGCCCGCGTCGCCGGCCGGCCGAGCCACAGGCTCAACGTGCCGATCGTCACCCCGAGGTTGGTGGCGCCGCCCGGGTCGGCCGGGTCGTCAGACCACCCGCCCTCATGCGTCAGGACGAGCGAAAGCGCCCGCTCGAACGTGGTCGCGGCCATGGGTCTCTCCGGATTGTGCAGGGTGGTGCGGCGGCGCCGGCCGGTCGGCCCGGGCGCGGGTCAGGCCGAAGTCGGCTTTTGTCTGCAGAGGGCGGCCGTCACAGGGCGGCCGCCTGGCGCCACAGCGCGTCCAGCGCCGCCGCGCCGTAGCCGAGCGCGGCGCCGAGCCGCGCCACCATCGGGTGCTCGCGCTCGAACGTCGTCGCGCCCGAGAGCAGCATCCGGGCGGCGAAGCGCTCCGCCTCCGGCAGGCCCGCCACCGCCGCCTCGATCCGCGCCGGAAGCCGGCCGGTCATTACCGCCGCCAGTGCCTCGTCGGGCGTGATCGCCCCGGCCTGCGCCAGGGCCTGGAAGAACTGCCGGTCGGAGACGACAAGGGGGTCGGAGACGACCAGGGGCGGGGCCGGAACGGCCCGGCCCTGGAGCGCCGCCAGCTCGGCCGCCAGGGCGTCGCGCTCCTGACGGGCCGCCGCTGCCTCGGCCAGGGCCGCGTCCCGCCCCGCGAGCGCTGCCGCGTCGATCCCCGTCAGCACCGTCGACAGCGGGAAGCCCGCGGCTTCAGCCTGAGCTGGGGTCAGCGCTCCACTGGAAACAAACTGGGGCTCGCTCGCCCCCGGCGGCGTCACGGACTGGCCGAGCACCACGTGCCAGGCCGGCGCCTCGGCTGACCCCGCCGGACGTCCGCGATACAGGAACTCGTACAGATAGGGATCGCTCATCGCACCCTCATGCCGCCACAGGGGTTTCATCGGAGAGGCGCCGCCAGGCGCCGTTGGAGTAGCAGGCGAGCACGCCCGTGCCGGCACCCGCAGCCTCGCCGACCTTCCGACCGTTGGAGACGTACAGCATCGTGCCTGCGGTGCCGGCCGGCAGGGTGGCCACCGTGTAGACGCCGAGGGACAGCGGGCCGCTCACGGCCACAGAGCCGG
Protein-coding regions in this window:
- a CDS encoding sensor histidine kinase: MTDRKEDEAHRALLANELNHRLKNTLATVQAIVAQTFRSNLSPDETLHLIQGRIQSLAAASDVLTRQSWNSTSLADVATTALAPFRTEGDCRIRIKGPEVFLSSRLALAFSMAFHELATNAHKYGALSNEVGHVRLVWNIIDGSHPETLHLTWREFDGPPVCPPTRRGFGSRLIERALADELGGHAEIDYRPDGIVFTAETRLPGRHGLDDDAQRSPNVVSPC
- a CDS encoding IS630 family transposase (programmed frameshift); translated protein: MTSPLSLDLRERVVSAVLAGASCRQAGERFGVSAASVSRWHARHLRDGHVRPKPMGGDQRSQIIEAHAPRILRLCEERGNIVLSELRDALAEQGVTSSTSSLSRFLARHRITRKKGALHAAEQDRPDVAEARQAWFEGQLDLDPDRLVFIDETAASTRMARRYGWAPRGQRCRLPVPCGHYKTTTVTAALRTSGLTATAIFDGATNGRRFLDYVTDTLVPVLRPGDTVILDNLQAHKVTGVREAIAAAGARVVYLPPYSPEFNPIEQAFAKLKTLLRTAAARTVEDLHAAIRQAFAAFTPKECRNYLNAAGYQTDRYVSA
- a CDS encoding alpha/beta fold hydrolase, with translation MTQQLSTGRWLVPTLLGSVAALGASALYTAAMTRRAERQTPPIGAFITVDGVRLHYLERGQGEPLVLIHGNGTLIQDFLVSGIVDDLAKRHRVIIIDRPGYGYSDRPRGLWTPRAHATLFQKALQQLGVTQAVVLGHSWGALVAVALALQAPRLVRSLVLASGYYYPTLRADVILASPVAIPGIGDLMRYTVSPLAGRFMLAAMIKGLFAPAAIPERFERTFPKAMMLRPLQLRASAEDAAMMTPVTVELQRHYRDLKLPVVIITGGDDQIADVDRQSRRLHHDLPGSELVVVPGMGHMIHHLAPEQVIAAVERASEQIRPAA
- a CDS encoding PAS domain-containing protein; translated protein: MTKRASPDTSPAHSPQSEAVASFVALSDTMPEKARLDDQGTTWEALKREVERRTRDLTESEESLRFVLQAGRLGSWSLDLRDMRFIASDTFKIMLGRNPNEPLDRAKFEASIYEDDRARRHEAIANCIAGHSNYDIEYRIVTPAGELRWLKIRGRPSYDL
- a CDS encoding glycoside hydrolase family 108 protein, with translation MAATTFERALSLVLTHEGGWSDDPADPGGATNLGVTIGTLSLWLGRPATRAEVRALTPASVAPLYRRRFWDAIQGDALPAGLDYALFDFAVNSGPKRAVIGLQRALGLADDGRLGPVTLAALEGRDGPGLIDAVCDGRLTFLRALSTWPRFGRGWGRRVEEVRAAALGFQTAPDGATAPSVCPTCGKRIAA
- a CDS encoding ISAs1 family transposase: MDEASEPVAAVFEATVFLDHFADLPDPRQPGKVAYRLDEVLLLALLAILAGAEGFTDIARFGHTKLDLLRRFLPFRNGTPSHDHLGDIFAALDPVAFRRCFAAWAATLTQTPLDVIAIDGKTSRRSGRAGARDALHVVSAFAARQRLVLAQTKVSGKSNEIAVIPALLDLLSIEGAIVTIDAMGCQRAIAHKILDKKADYVLALKGNQGTLHEDVTLFVEEQKARDFADCTVSTHETVEGDHGRIETRRVTVIHQVAWLQARHAWPGLKSLIVVDSTRDLSTRDPVNRIERETRCYLTSSPLGADRLGPAVRQHWAIENGLHWILDVTFHDDQSRIRTAHAPENMLTVRHIAVNVAARKKGKDSMRLALKTAGWDDDYLVRLVAP
- a CDS encoding EF-hand domain-containing protein produces the protein MTLAILVKVTGLTALLAVGSLSNASAQTSTGPVNPPDHSAQTDPGGMMGRGMMGHMMHGMNRGMMDGGLRMRMMFAIVDTDGDGALSFDEVTAIHRRIFNAVDTNKDGKVTPDELRKFFGE
- a CDS encoding IS5 family transposase (programmed frameshift), with the protein product MLTDAQWAELEPLVEACRPKGKTPPQELRRTISAILWRHHNGASWRAIPAELGPWWQAAQIFIRWARAGVWERLLDLVQSRGVALGMVFLDGTNIRAHQKAAGAAKKGGSGAERDHREALGRSRGGYGTKACVIADGRGRPVGFRLAPGQAHELPHALPLLDQLPGVPKWVVADRGFSSHGFREAIWTAGARPAIPTKSNEAPLACPDWIYTNRNIVERLWARLKEWRAVATRYEKTAVSFMGVLCLAATLLWIK